The following proteins come from a genomic window of Proteiniphilum propionicum:
- a CDS encoding transposase: MRKQRTHFDKAFKENAVKLSLERKNISELAQELGIAPFLLYRWRKEYQQKGEASFPGHGVQSLSEDSKRIAELEKRLGEAETERDILKKALSIISKRDR, translated from the coding sequence ATGAGAAAACAAAGAACCCATTTTGACAAGGCATTCAAAGAGAATGCGGTCAAACTCAGTTTAGAACGCAAGAATATTTCCGAGCTTGCACAGGAATTGGGTATTGCACCCTTTCTTTTATATCGTTGGCGGAAAGAATACCAGCAGAAAGGGGAAGCCAGTTTCCCCGGACACGGTGTCCAGTCATTAAGTGAAGATAGCAAAAGGATTGCTGAACTGGAAAAACGTCTTGGCGAGGCTGAAACGGAGCGGGACATATTAAAAAAAGCTTTGAGCATCATCTCCAAGAGAGATCGTTGA
- a CDS encoding DUF1573 domain-containing protein: MVLFTIPACNKVSNEIYQNVAIEEIINLAQEKRKSICLILFNDSSTIFSSYLNNMDKGILTNSDRVIFNIINVALPENKWYTQWLGADNHVITCVFSSSGVLLATITGASTYSFECINKSLNGDLSCNQFGFTPLFNMSENANKIDILNKILFCKLQYDKGMDIESDINNTLDIVQYPYNIYLKSLNLQKYKNEKEAIYLAKQLLTFDDIPYLRIYSDIFENAKYIVDNQYNPDNEAKLFIKPKEIILNNCIINQPEMLKIELFNKGNSLLNIKNIDLGCNCVRLIDTQTSFIINPNDSITLHLEFKSDKKGKIEREILFVSNAINSLEPVKIKAFVE; this comes from the coding sequence ATGGTATTATTTACAATTCCTGCTTGTAATAAAGTCAGCAATGAAATATATCAAAATGTAGCTATTGAAGAAATTATAAATTTGGCACAAGAAAAAAGAAAATCAATTTGTCTTATTTTATTCAATGACAGCTCAACTATTTTTTCCTCTTATTTAAATAATATGGATAAAGGAATATTAACAAATTCGGATAGAGTAATTTTTAATATAATCAATGTAGCATTACCTGAAAACAAATGGTACACCCAATGGCTTGGGGCTGATAATCATGTAATTACTTGTGTATTTTCCTCTTCGGGGGTGTTACTTGCCACGATAACGGGTGCGTCGACATACTCTTTTGAATGTATCAATAAATCCTTAAATGGGGATCTATCTTGTAATCAATTTGGTTTTACTCCATTATTCAATATGTCGGAGAATGCAAACAAAATAGATATCTTAAACAAGATTCTATTTTGTAAATTACAATATGACAAGGGAATGGATATTGAAAGTGACATTAATAATACTTTAGATATAGTCCAATATCCTTATAATATATATCTTAAGAGTTTGAATTTACAAAAATATAAAAACGAAAAAGAAGCTATTTATTTGGCAAAACAACTACTTACATTTGATGATATTCCTTATTTGCGAATCTATTCTGATATATTTGAAAATGCAAAATACATTGTAGACAATCAATACAACCCAGATAATGAAGCAAAACTTTTTATCAAACCCAAGGAAATAATACTTAATAATTGTATCATTAATCAGCCCGAAATGTTGAAAATCGAACTGTTTAATAAAGGGAACTCTTTATTGAATATTAAAAATATAGATCTTGGCTGTAATTGCGTTAGATTAATAGATACGCAAACCTCGTTTATAATAAATCCAAATGATTCTATTACTTTACATTTAGAGTTTAAGTCCGATAAGAAGGGAAAAATAGAAAGGGAAATTCTTTTTGTGTCTAATGCTATTAATAGTTTAGAGCCCGTTAAAATAAAAGCTTTTGTGGAATAA
- the istA gene encoding IS21 family transposase: MKTQIHDLRKVRMWYEVKELSSNPGNSDSKIAKKLGIDRRTVSRYKKMSEEEFHEFSMKQRVYELVLSPYYPDVLSLLSIDNGLPAAVIEDRLKEKYPDLPKVNSKTVYNFVQHVRRQEKIPVPEKIRQTEALEEFAYGSQAQVDFGTAQMRRLDGSRRRVYFFALVLSRSRYKYVFFQTTPFTGKTAVQAHEQAFRYIEGIPGKLLYDQDSVFLKSENLGDYLLADDFRRYRDERGISVEFCRKADPQSKGRVENVVGYVKNNFLRARTFHDIDRLNEEVLSWLERKANGTKHATTKRLPHDVWLIEKEHLSFFRPSPAIPRDEIPTYTVRKDNTISYKGNFYRVPYGTYNGKGPEVLLKVKDGTLSLSNRQGILLAEHPVSLEKGKVIGSTTYRRDRNSRLEVFKQEVLSIWKGNNTLYLFIEEIHKYKPRYLRDNLKMIREVMGEYGEEIVGSALDYCLDNGLYNALYLKEAASHYRELKRREKKPLPVVSVLHDGVQTSQYDTDAYIPERSKINRYDQIMEL; encoded by the coding sequence ATGAAGACTCAGATACATGACCTTAGAAAGGTACGTATGTGGTACGAAGTTAAAGAACTTTCCAGTAATCCGGGCAATTCGGATAGTAAAATTGCAAAAAAGTTGGGTATTGACCGCAGAACTGTTTCCAGGTACAAGAAGATGAGTGAAGAAGAGTTTCATGAGTTTTCAATGAAACAACGTGTATACGAACTTGTTCTGTCGCCATATTACCCGGACGTTCTTTCCTTATTGAGTATAGACAATGGTTTGCCGGCGGCAGTGATAGAAGACCGGCTGAAGGAGAAATACCCCGACTTGCCGAAGGTGAACAGCAAGACTGTATACAACTTTGTCCAGCACGTGCGGCGTCAGGAGAAGATCCCTGTACCGGAGAAGATCCGCCAGACGGAAGCCCTGGAAGAGTTTGCATATGGCAGCCAGGCGCAGGTTGACTTCGGTACAGCACAGATGCGACGTTTGGACGGCAGTAGGCGCAGGGTTTATTTTTTTGCCCTTGTCCTGTCACGCAGTCGCTACAAATATGTGTTTTTCCAAACAACTCCCTTCACCGGGAAAACAGCCGTCCAGGCTCACGAGCAGGCCTTCAGGTATATAGAGGGTATCCCCGGGAAGCTTCTCTATGATCAGGACTCAGTGTTTCTGAAAAGTGAGAACCTTGGCGATTATCTCCTGGCTGATGATTTTCGTCGCTACAGGGATGAACGTGGTATCAGTGTTGAGTTCTGCCGCAAGGCCGATCCCCAGAGCAAAGGCCGGGTTGAGAACGTGGTAGGATACGTAAAAAACAACTTTCTTCGCGCGCGTACCTTTCACGATATAGATCGCCTCAACGAGGAAGTCCTGAGCTGGTTGGAGCGCAAGGCGAACGGCACCAAACATGCCACGACGAAGCGCCTGCCCCACGATGTGTGGTTGATTGAAAAGGAGCATCTCTCCTTTTTTCGCCCCTCACCGGCAATCCCCCGGGATGAGATTCCCACCTACACGGTGAGAAAAGATAACACAATCAGTTACAAGGGGAACTTCTACAGGGTCCCATATGGCACCTATAACGGGAAGGGACCGGAGGTATTACTCAAGGTCAAGGATGGCACCCTTTCGCTTTCCAACCGGCAAGGCATCCTTCTGGCCGAGCACCCCGTCAGTCTTGAAAAAGGCAAGGTAATCGGTAGCACAACTTATCGACGGGATCGGAACTCCAGGCTCGAGGTCTTCAAGCAGGAAGTCCTATCGATCTGGAAGGGCAACAACACTTTGTACCTGTTCATAGAGGAGATACACAAGTATAAGCCCCGTTATCTGAGAGACAATCTGAAAATGATAAGGGAGGTGATGGGCGAATATGGTGAAGAGATCGTTGGCAGTGCACTTGATTACTGCCTCGACAATGGGCTCTACAACGCCCTTTACCTGAAAGAAGCCGCATCACATTACCGGGAGTTAAAACGCCGGGAGAAGAAGCCCTTGCCTGTTGTAAGCGTGTTGCATGACGGTGTTCAAACAAGTCAGTATGACACGGATGCATACATCCCCGAGAGAAGCAAGATAAACCGGTACGATCAAATCATGGAGCTATGA